A single Triticum dicoccoides isolate Atlit2015 ecotype Zavitan chromosome 2A, WEW_v2.0, whole genome shotgun sequence DNA region contains:
- the LOC119356917 gene encoding transcription factor TGAL6-like codes for MELYPGYLEDHFNIHKLSGTGGASPPEYMTSAAAAQYAPAPLRMAMYERAPPQQQHHQHQQQQQPALGMWSSEPYKVDSGGQATSGSSIMEPDAKFDHPGLDEDPHMDELETADQGASKPKEKVMRRLAQNREAARKSRLRKKAYIQQLESSRIKLAQLEQELQRTRQQQGMYGGNPGTSLHRGGSAGHLGFAAAGQMMDPGVAAFEITYGHWVDDQKRNTEELRSALQPGQGTSELELEVMVQTGLANYDNLFRIKGAAAQADVFCVMSGLWRSPAERFFLWIGGFRPSEVLKILSPQLQPMSEPQSVAVYALQLTSAQAEDALSQGMQKLQQTLAESLTDPFAAPDAYMAGAVEKLKGLVGFVQQADHLRQETLQNMHRILTTRQAAKGLLVLGDYFQRLRALSTLWAARPHESAIS; via the exons ATGGAGCTCTACCCTGGGTACCTGGAAGACCACTTCAACATCCACAAGCTTAG CGGCACCGGCGGCGCGTCCCCGCCGGAGTACatgacgtcggcggcggcggcgcagtacgCGCCGGCGCCCCTCCGGATGGCCATGTACGAGCGCGCCCCGCCGCAGCAGCAGCACCACcaacaccagcagcagcagcagccggcgCTGGGCATGTGGAGCAGCGAGCCCTACAAGGTGGACAGCGGCGGCCAGGCCACCAGCGGGTCCAGCATCATGGAGCCCGACGCCAAGTTCGACCACCCAGGG CTGGATGAGGATCCACACATGGACGAACTGGAGACGGCCGATCAGGGAGCGAGCAAGCCCAAAGAAAAG GTCATGAGAAGACTTGCACAGAACAGAGAGGCTGCCCGGAAAAGTCGCCTCAGAAAAAAG GCCTACATCCAGCAGCTGGAGTCGAGCCGGATAAAGCTGGCGCAGCTGGAGCAGGAGCTGCAGCGCACCAGGCAGCAGCAAGGCATGTACGGGGGCAACCCGGGAACGAGCCTGCATCGCGGGGGCTCGGCCGGCCACCTCGGATTCGCGGCCGCGGGGCAGATGATGGACCCCGGCGTAGCGGCGTTCGAGATCACGTACGGCCACTGGGTGGACGATCAGAAGCGGAACACGGAGGAGCTGCGGAGCGCGCTGCAGCCGGGGCAGGGCACGTCGGAGCTGGAGCTGGAGGTGATGGTGCAGACCGGGCTCGCCAACTACGACAACCTCTTCCGGATCAAGGGCGCCGCCGCGCAGGCCGACGTCTTCTGCGTCATGTCGGGGCTCTGGAGGTCCCCCGCCGAGCGCTTCTTCCTCTGGATCGGCGGCTTCCGGCCCTCCGAGGTCCTCAAG ATCTTGAGCCCGCAGCTGCAGCCGATGTCGGAGCCGCAGTCGGTGGCGGTGTACGCGCTGCAGCtgacgtcggcgcaggcggaggacGCGCTGTCGCAGGGCATGCAGAAGCTGCAGCAGACGCTGGCCGAGTCCCTCACGGACCCCTTCGCCGCCCCCGACGCCTACATGGCCGGCGCCGTCGAGAAGCTCAAGGGCCTCGTCGGCTTCGTGCAGCAG GCGGACCATCTCCGGCAGGAGACGCTGCAGAACATGCACAGGATCCTGACGACGCGGCAGGCGGCCAAGGGCCTGCTCGTGCTGGGGGACTACTTCCAGCGCCTCCGCGCGCTCAGCACGCTCTGGGCGGCCCGCCCGCACGAGTCCGCCATAAGCTAA